Proteins from one Capricornis sumatraensis isolate serow.1 chromosome 2, serow.2, whole genome shotgun sequence genomic window:
- the FOXE3 gene encoding forkhead box protein E3, which produces MTGRSDMEPPAAFSGFPAPPSVAPSGPPPSPLAGAEPGPEPEEAAAGRGEPEPAPAPGPGRRRRRPLQRGKPPYSYIALIAMALAHAPGRRLTLAAIYRFITERFAFYRDSPRKWQNSIRHNLTLNDCFVKVPREPGNPGKGNYWTLDPAAADMFDNGSFLRRRKRFKRAELPVLPAPPPAAGPPPFPYAPYAPGPGPALLAPPPPAAPGSAPPARLFSVDSLVSLPPELAGLGAPEPPCCAAPDAAFSPCTASPPLYSPPPDRLGLPATRPGPGPLPAEPLLALAGPGTALGPLGPGEAYLRPPGYAPGLERYL; this is translated from the coding sequence ATGACTGGGCGCAGCGACATGGAGCCGCCCGCAGCTTTCTCGGGCTTTCCGGCCCCGCCCTCGGTCGCGCCGTCGGGGCCGCCGCCGTCGCCGCTCGCCGGAGCCGAGCCCGGGCCGGAGCCCGAGGAGGCAGCGGCGGGCCGCGGGGAGCCGGAGCCCGCGCCGGcgcccgggccgggccggcggcggcggcggcccctgCAGCGCGGGAAGCCTCCCTACTCATACATCGCGCTCATCGCCATGGCGCTGGCGCACGCCCCGGGCCGCCGCCTCACGCTGGCCGCCATCTACCGCTTCATCACCGAGCGCTTCGCCTTCTACCGCGACAGCCCGCGCAAGTGGCAGAACAGCATCCGCCACAACCTCACGCTCAACGACTGCTTCGTCAAGGTGCCCCGCGAGCCGGGCAACCCGGGCAAGGGCAACTACTGGACGCTCGACCCGGCGGCCGCCGACATGTTCGACAACGGCAGCTTCCTGCGGCGCCGCAAGCGCTTCAAGCGCGCCGAGCTGCCCGTGCTCCCGGCCCCGCCGCCGGCCGCCGGCCCGCCGCCCTTCCCCTACGCGCCCTACGCGCCCGGCCCAGGGCCCGCGCTGCTCGCGccgccgccccccgccgcccccggctCCGCGCCGCCCGCGCGCCTCTTCAGCGTCGACAGCCTGGTGAGCCTGCCGCCCGAGCTGGCGGGGCTGGGCGCCCCCGAGCCGCCCTGCTGCGCGGCCCCCGACGCCGCCTTCTCGCCCTGCACCGCCTCCCCGCCGCTCTACTCCCCGCCGCCCGACCGCCTGGGGCTGCCCGCGAcgcgccccggccccggcccgctGCCAGCCGAGCCGCTGCTGGCCTTGGCAGGGCCGGGAACCGCGCTCGGCCCCCTCGGCCCGGGGGAGGCCTACCTGCGGCCGCCGGGCTACGCGCCTGGGTTGGAGCGCTACCTGTGA